From the Parcubacteria group bacterium genome, the window CTTTTTCACCATCAATAAAAGTATATTGTATTTCTTTGTCAAAAATATCTTTTACGGTTTGCCATTGTATGTTTTCTGGTACAGGATAAATATGAAAATGAAAATGTGATTCTAATCCACCGCTTTTAAGAATTATTGATTTTCCTACCCGCAATTCTTTCAATAATTCTTTTTCTACTTTATATACAGCATCAGAAAAATATTTACTCTCAGATTCTGTAAGATCAGAAAAATTCAGTTTATGATCTTTCCATACAACCAAAACATGCCCTTTTACAGCATCATCTTGATCCATCATCACAAAAACATGATCATCCTCAAAAAGAATATCATCTCGTTCTTTCAACTTATCGACAATTTTGCAGAAAAAACAACACATAGTAAATTCATTATATCAATAATTCATGTTCAATAAAAGCTCAAATTTCATCCCTTGCCTGCCGGTAGGCAGTCTTTAGCAATGGCATATGGAGCGAAGATGGGCAGAACTTCAATAAAACTTTTTTTCTTTGTAAAAAAGAAAACGACTTATGCAGGAGCATAGTTGTACTATGCTCCGATATTTTTGTTATTATATGATGAATGAAAGGAGCAGGTTATAAAACCTGCTCCTGCAAAATGCTTACACTTTTATTGTGTTATAAATAAAATTAAACGACCCTATTCATTATGAATGGGTCGCTTTAATAATTGGGCTTTGGAATATCTTATCGATGGATGATCTGACCATCAATAAGAAACGCCTCTTTACCGCCTCTTGTACTTACACCAACAGGCACTTTGTGCACTTCATCACCTCTCAAAAAATGAAGACGTCCACACGTGTCGCATGGAAAGGCGACGTCTGAACAGTGGCAACCCACTTGTACAGAAACACTTCCATCCATATTTATCTTCCCCGTACAATCATCCACAATGCATTTCATGTCACCCTCCATTATGAAGAACTTGAATTTCTTGATTTGTGAGACTATTCTCAAATAAAAACAATATCACAGCATAACATCTTCTGTCAATAATCGTTTTTTCAATTAAATAAACGCATACTATAAGAAGGGAGTAAAAATAAAGAAAATAAAAAAAACGACCCTGCTTATTATGAGTGGGGTCGTTATACGTTTTTGCTAATACGATCATTTCGTTGGATAAATGATCATCGTTGCTGACCAGTTCGTGTGTTGACCCGTTTCGAGCATTTGACCGCCGACGTGATCACCTCCGAGATGTTCACCTGTAGGAAGCACTGTTTTCAGTGTAAAATGAATTTTTTCTTCCTTGGTGATACAAAATATCTTTTTATCACGCGACTGCCAATGTATTTTTATTGGCAGGTTGCCGTTATTTCCTTTCAAGACAGTGTCGATGGGAGCATCATTATTATCTTGCGGAATTTCTATGACACCCTCATAGGTCGCCTCAGGAAATTTATACTCTGATCTCTTCTTTTCCCCTTTTTTAAACCGCCTAACAGTTAATGCAATTTGCATGGCACACTCCCTTGTCAGTTGATATTTTACCTCGTAAGAACGCATATCCTGTTTTCTATTATAGATTTTTGAAAGAATTTAGCAAACATAGACAAAAAAACGACTCTGCCCATTATAAGCGAGTCGTTTTTATTCGATTTTTTGATCACCAATTCTTTTGGCATTCACTACTGCCTAAAAAAGGGTGCTCCTCAGACTCGGGTATTAGGACAATTACCTGCCCGAGATAGCGAGTGCTGACTTCATAGGTTTCCCCGGCAGAGTTTCTCAACTCGCCTTTCCACTCCTCATGAGAGATACAGATTTCATTGAAAAGCTGTATCTTACCCAGATGCTTGCCTTTCCATCTGCCGAAAAAGTACGCAACAGCAACAAGTGCTGCTACAAACAAATAGACCTGCCATTGTTCCATGACGTCCTCCTTTTTTCATGGTTCAATCATCAATCAACATCGGCATCATTTTCCTGATGGCCGCCTGCATGATGTCCGCATATCCCAGAAAGGCCGTCTGTTCGATCACGTATTCACAATCCGACCGCGTGTTCAAGAATTCTTGAACGATTTTTTCCAGAATTTTCCGAGCAAGAGACATCCTCCCCATGTAGCATGCTTTATGAAATGCAAGAGAGGCCGTAGTTACGTCAGTTAATCTGTCCAAGTTCTCCTCTTCGTTATTGTCACATACTCGGCTGATGCCATATGCATCCGCGATAATCTGTGGCGGCAAAATAGTCCTTCTGGAAATTTTGGCACAATCCGTCCAATCTCTTGGTTTGTCCATGATTCTATCTCCTGCGATGAATTTTATGGTTTTTTGCTAATGAACTACTAACTGTTAACGATAGCACATTTTAACTATTCTGTCAACTGTCTTGCAAAAGTTCACTTGTGCTATTTTGAAAAAATAGGTGGCATGGTTTATATTTTTTTACTCTAAAAAATTAAAAGGTCACCGACTTATCGATGACCTCGTGATTCTGCTTTGCAGATATCATTGTTCAACTTTCTTTTTGCAAATAACCCTCGGGGAGATACACGATCGATAAACCCGGCTCCTTGTCCTCCCATGCGATTTTATAGCCCCACACCCACACATCGCCACGGTTGTGAAATATCCATTTGATATCCTCGACCTTCCCAAACAGACCGTGACATTGGACCCGCTCGGAAATCGTATATTTAGGATCTCTCTCCGGCTCAGGTCTTTCATCAGAATTTTCTAACATTTTTTCCTCCGTATGTTATGTGATAGAAATATTATGCCAAGGAACTGAAAGCGTATGGTACACAGGATATTGAGAAATGTCAATGCATCAGACACAAAAAAACCACTCTTTCGAGCGGTTTTGAAAGTCTTTATGCAACTTTTGTGATCTGTACTTCTGTATACGCCTGACGGTGTCCGAATTTGAGTTTGTAGCGCTTTTTGGCTTTGAACTTGATGCCCCACACTTTGTCATGGCGATCTTGTTCCGTGATCTTGCCTTCTACCGTTGCTTTTTCTACAACCGGCATACCGACTGCCACCTTTTTCTCATCACCGACAAGCAAAACCTCCGCAAAGGTCACTTTATCGCCGACCTCTCCTGCAAGTTTTTCTACCTTGATTTTATCACCTTCAGAAACTTTATATTGTTTTCCGCCTGTTTTGATTATAGCCAACATGGTCTTAAAATATACATAAAAATTACACCCAAAAACGCAGTGACATCCTGTCACTACAGTCCTTCCAATATACTACGTTTGTATTTGTGTGTCAATATTTGGGTGTCAACAAAGGGTTGCCTCGAGCATCTATTTGTCCTTTTTCTCCACATATTCCCTTAATGCGTCACGATAATGGCGTAATTGCGGGACTTTGGTCACCGAGAGCACGGAAGATGCTGGACGTTTGGCAGGACGTGGAAATGTTTCCGGCGGCACAGGAACAATCTCCGTTGTAAATCCGAGAATATCAAATAATTCCTTGGCGCCGTCATACCACGAAGCCACACCGTCATTTGCCACATGAATAATGCCTGACAAAAGATTCTTCTCTATGATGTCTTTGCTCACGCGCGCAAGATCCGGCGCATAGGTGAATTTACTCACTTCCCCGTCAACTGCTTTTACCATGTTAAATTGCTCTGCACCGGCTTTGCCGGATTTATCTCCCAATTCACGCATCATGTCAAAAAAACTTTTTTTGCCCACAGCAGAAATTGCTGGTTTGCCAAAAAGTTTTGATAGGCGAATGATATAGTAGTGGTCGGCATATCGTGCGACATTTTGCTCGCCATGCAACTTGGACAACCCATAACGCGATAGAGGATGCGGCGCATCGTCTTCACGATATGTATAATATGATGGACGATTCCCTGAATTTTCACACGTGTACTTCACGCATGCATCATCACAAAACACACCAACCTCTCCCTCACTATGTTTTGGACACTCTCCATCAAAAACATAATCCGTAGAATAATGCACGAGTTTCGCTTGGATATTCTTTGCGATTTTTGCCAATTCTTCCGGCACATCACTATTCAATATTTCCGCTTTGAGGTATTCCTGATCATCCTCTTCGCACGCATCCACAGCATTATATGCAACCGCATTGAAAATCACATCCGGCAAAAGATCCGTAACCTTTTGTCGCAGTGCCACGAGATCAGTCACGTCGATATCTTCTTGATCCCACGCTGTCACCTCATACTCTTTATCGCCCTTATACACTTCTACCAATTCCTGTCCGAGCATCCCCTTTGCACCGAGAATCAATATTTTTTGCATACAAAAAATTTATTTATAATCTTTATTTTTGTTTGAGGGTCTTGATGATCAACATTGTCACGATCACAAAAACCGCTACCAATGCGATATAGGGGATCCATGAATATTTTTCCATCAAACGACTTTCCGTGCCGTCACATGCATCGCCGATGCCGTCAAAGTCTTCATCAGCCTGCACACGATTGACAGTGTCCGGACAATTATCCAACGCATTCATCACACCATCATGATCGAAATCTTCACATGCATCGCCTATGCCGTTACCATCTTTATCAACCTGATCGCTGTTTGACACAGTAACACAGTTATCATCACGATCGATCACGCCGTCACTATCCGCATCAGCTTTTTTATACAGGGGATTATCCGTTATGGACATCGGCGTTATGATCGGCATAGATTTATCCTTGTTGAAGTTTGGCGCTTCCTGCTCCGACACTTTTACACGCTCTGACGCATTGAAATACACATCATATGTTTTTTGTGGTACAGCCACAAAGCGCACGAAACGTTCTATCGCTTGCGGGATCCCTTGTTCGGAAAATGTGATCTCATTGACACGAAGCGGTTTTGCATACTTTAGTGTAATGCGAAAATGATCAGATGTGCTTTTGGGGAAATTGATCGTTGATTGGTTGTAAAATTTTTCCGGAAGTAACACATGTTCTTTACCACTCACATCGATGGATGCGATACGTATATGCGTTGGCTTTGTGATGTAATCATCCAATTGAAGAGACAGCGTATCTGTTGTAAACGGCCGGTTTGCCGTAATATCAATGTCCACTGTATTTTCAGAAGCAACAGACGTCTCTCGTTCACTCGCGCGTGTTTCATTATCATACTGGTCGGTCACAGTAGTCACGTTATCACTGACAACGTGCCCCTCCACGAAAGGAAATTCTGCAAATGTCTCATAGGAAGCATCTACCATATTATGCGCATCGCCACCTCCAAAGGAATCATTTGCTGTGAGGTGCAATGACTGACTTTGTGTATGTGTGATCACGGTTGATGGTGTGATAGCACCAGACTCATCAGCGACAAGTGTAAGCAGTTGCGCACTCTCTTCGAATGATAACGGGACATCAACCATTTTTGGTACAACGATATTTCCCGGATCAACATGCGCTCGTGACATGAATGCACTTTGTTGCTCTGAAGTAATCGTTATTGCTTGCGCGTACACAACACACGTCGTTAGGAGAATACCACCCACGATCACTATCGGTGCAATGAATCTTTTCATAGATTATTTTTTACTTGTACGAATAAACGCTGTGGAGATAAGCAATGCTCCCAACACAAATGATGTGATGATACGCATTACGATATCCATTCCCCAGAACTCAACAAACAAAACGCGCAGGACAACCAAGCCAAATAGTATGCCTCCCACAACCATGTACGGCTTATAGCTCTCACGGATACCTAACACATAAAAGATCACACCGGTGATCGTATAGAGCACAAGTGCGACAAATGTCGCCACATCATAATCAGACATGAAAATGTGCGTAACAAACCACACAATGAGCAGTGCATAGATACCGCCGGTATATGCAAAAGTACGAAAAAGTGCCATATTTCCTCCACTGCGCGTATCTACAAGCCGCAAAACACCCGCGGCAACGGCAAATGCTGTCACGCAGATCATGGTCACAGCAAATAATGCGGACATCTGACTCATGGTGTCATAATCCGGTGCTAAGAGATAATCAAAGATCGTTGCCACATAATATAACGACATCAACACCGGTATGACATAAAGAATGATGAAAAATGCACGCATACCACTTGTCACATTTTGCCGCATCAAATATAAAACGATCAATACAACTGCTGCCGCTTCGACAGCATATGCCGTTACCAGGATAGGACCATCAAATTGCAATGCTGTAGCCACTGCAAAGAGCATTGCTCCTACACCGGCATAGATCACCGTCGGGGATCTGTGTCCTGTGCGCACGAATACAATATATGATGCCCCTACAAAAAACAGTGTACCAATTAGGATCAAAGGCACTTCCAACACTTCCGGCGCAAAGCTCAGCATCCACACCAAGAACAAAAACCCGATACCAATTGCGGTTACCAGATCATACGCATGCGGTTTTTGTGATTTGATCACAGAGGCTACACTCGCAACATAAAATGTCGCCGCAAAAAGAAAAGCGATAATAATGTTGGTCACACTTTCAATGTCCGCACTATCATATGCATCGATCATATAGCCGATCGAATAAACCCCGACAACACACAACATAAAAAATGTCAGTCCGCGCCATTGGGTAAATGATACGATC encodes:
- a CDS encoding HIT family protein translates to MCCFFCKIVDKLKERDDILFEDDHVFVMMDQDDAVKGHVLVVWKDHKLNFSDLTESESKYFSDAVYKVEKELLKELRVGKSIILKSGGLESHFHFHIYPVPENIQWQTVKDIFDKEIQYTFIDGEKEKFIEKMQERLKNR
- the rplU gene encoding 50S ribosomal protein L21 — protein: MLAIIKTGGKQYKVSEGDKIKVEKLAGEVGDKVTFAEVLLVGDEKKVAVGMPVVEKATVEGKITEQDRHDKVWGIKFKAKKRYKLKFGHRQAYTEVQITKVA
- a CDS encoding NAD(P)-dependent oxidoreductase; protein product: MQKILILGAKGMLGQELVEVYKGDKEYEVTAWDQEDIDVTDLVALRQKVTDLLPDVIFNAVAYNAVDACEEDDQEYLKAEILNSDVPEELAKIAKNIQAKLVHYSTDYVFDGECPKHSEGEVGVFCDDACVKYTCENSGNRPSYYTYREDDAPHPLSRYGLSKLHGEQNVARYADHYYIIRLSKLFGKPAISAVGKKSFFDMMRELGDKSGKAGAEQFNMVKAVDGEVSKFTYAPDLARVSKDIIEKNLLSGIIHVANDGVASWYDGAKELFDILGFTTEIVPVPPETFPRPAKRPASSVLSVTKVPQLRHYRDALREYVEKKDK
- a CDS encoding thrombospondin type 3 repeat-containing protein, whose translation is MKRFIAPIVIVGGILLTTCVVYAQAITITSEQQSAFMSRAHVDPGNIVVPKMVDVPLSFEESAQLLTLVADESGAITPSTVITHTQSQSLHLTANDSFGGGDAHNMVDASYETFAEFPFVEGHVVSDNVTTVTDQYDNETRASERETSVASENTVDIDITANRPFTTDTLSLQLDDYITKPTHIRIASIDVSGKEHVLLPEKFYNQSTINFPKSTSDHFRITLKYAKPLRVNEITFSEQGIPQAIERFVRFVAVPQKTYDVYFNASERVKVSEQEAPNFNKDKSMPIITPMSITDNPLYKKADADSDGVIDRDDNCVTVSNSDQVDKDGNGIGDACEDFDHDGVMNALDNCPDTVNRVQADEDFDGIGDACDGTESRLMEKYSWIPYIALVAVFVIVTMLIIKTLKQK
- a CDS encoding DUF2339 domain-containing protein, producing MDKLLELLLGLRKDVDALRSDVHALSEKVDHLTPQSQQQTAQAVQSVNVEQAVYGRQLSASEQAYLDRLHHTENTSATAQGSASAPEHDTINVIPQAPPVAPVASAPVYITPTGPNAIERFFAWLAKDWPMKVGGFFVIAAVGWFVTYAARVGWLSPAARVVLGYIFAVACVAFGTLRAEKERTQGNVFLIIGSGAMLISTLAGMYFDLIMHSMGLFVMLIAVGFVTLVSLKQKSVALTSSMIFFGAIIPLFFFSGVGINTIFAYLFILTLGTLWIVSFTQWRGLTFFMLCVVGVYSIGYMIDAYDSADIESVTNIIIAFLFAATFYVASVASVIKSQKPHAYDLVTAIGIGFLFLVWMLSFAPEVLEVPLILIGTLFFVGASYIVFVRTGHRSPTVIYAGVGAMLFAVATALQFDGPILVTAYAVEAAAVVLIVLYLMRQNVTSGMRAFFIILYVIPVLMSLYYVATIFDYLLAPDYDTMSQMSALFAVTMICVTAFAVAAGVLRLVDTRSGGNMALFRTFAYTGGIYALLIVWFVTHIFMSDYDVATFVALVLYTITGVIFYVLGIRESYKPYMVVGGILFGLVVLRVLFVEFWGMDIVMRIITSFVLGALLISTAFIRTSKK